One window of Pseudomonas sp. FP198 genomic DNA carries:
- a CDS encoding YceI family protein, with amino-acid sequence MLKKTLAALAIGSALLSAGQAMAADYVVDKEGQHAFVDFKISHLGYSYITGTFKDIDGKFSFDAAKPEASKIEFNVNTASVFTNHAERDKHIASADFLNASKFGKATFVSTSVKSTGANTADVTGDLTLLGVTKPVVVKATFLGEGKDPWGGYRAGFEGTTTIKRSDFGKQKDLGPKSDVVELYVTFEGVQAK; translated from the coding sequence ATGTTGAAAAAGACGCTCGCCGCCCTGGCAATCGGTTCTGCCCTGCTGTCCGCCGGCCAGGCCATGGCCGCAGACTACGTGGTCGACAAGGAAGGCCAGCACGCCTTCGTCGACTTCAAGATCAGCCACCTGGGCTACAGCTACATCACAGGTACCTTCAAGGATATCGACGGCAAGTTCAGCTTCGACGCCGCCAAGCCTGAAGCCAGCAAGATCGAATTCAACGTCAATACCGCCAGCGTGTTCACCAACCACGCCGAGCGTGACAAGCACATCGCCAGCGCTGACTTCCTGAACGCCAGCAAATTCGGCAAGGCCACTTTCGTGTCCACCAGTGTCAAGTCGACCGGCGCAAACACCGCCGATGTGACCGGTGACCTGACCCTGCTGGGCGTGACCAAGCCGGTCGTGGTCAAGGCGACTTTCCTGGGCGAAGGTAAGGATCCATGGGGTGGCTACCGTGCCGGCTTCGAAGGCACTACCACCATCAAGCGTTCCGACTTCGGCAAGCAGAAAGACCTGGGTCCGAAATCCGACGTGGTCGAGCTGTACGTGACGTTTGAAGGTGTTCAGGCGAAGTAA
- a CDS encoding DEAD/DEAH box helicase, whose amino-acid sequence MSFASLGLSEALVGAIEAAGYTQPTPVQQRAIPAVLQGRDLMVAAQTGTGKTGGFALPILERLFPNGHPDKSQRHGPRQPRVLVLTPTRELAAQVHESFKVYARDLKFVSACIFGGVGMNPQVQAMARGVDVLVACPGRLLDLAGQGSVDLSHVEILVLDEADRMLDMGFVHDVKKVLARLPAKRQNLLFSATFSKDITDLAGKLLHNPERIEVTPPNTTVERIEQRVFRLPASHKRALLAHLITMGAWEQVLIFTRTKHGANRLAEYLDKHGLPAVAIHGNKSQNARTKALADFKAGEVRILVATDIAARGLDIDQLPHVVNFELPNVDEDYVHRIGRTGRAGRSGEAISLVAPDEDKLLKSIERMTKQKIPDGDLMGFDASTIEAEKPEVRERPDVRNPRNPRGPRGDGPNGGGGGGGRKDKGKDKGKEKSASNSNGRGERPAREQKPREGTPAREQQRPAPRAAAADRAPDEFLDDDVDNFGNRVDYVPQQKPAQGRGRRPGAPAPGAGAGAPRSGQPQGRQNGPRNSNGSSTGTPPGKRSGPRNGAPRDGQARREESRPRRPARADEQPRQEPAVQNPRGNQPKIMHKESKVDRFPTPEQLDQLPSRPRGEKPALLTRNR is encoded by the coding sequence ATGTCCTTTGCTTCCCTCGGTCTCTCCGAGGCTTTAGTCGGCGCCATCGAAGCCGCCGGCTACACCCAGCCTACCCCGGTGCAACAGCGGGCCATCCCCGCCGTGTTGCAAGGTCGCGACCTGATGGTCGCCGCACAGACAGGTACTGGTAAAACCGGCGGTTTCGCCCTTCCGATCCTGGAGCGGCTGTTCCCCAACGGTCACCCGGACAAATCCCAGCGTCACGGCCCGCGCCAACCCCGCGTGCTGGTCCTGACCCCAACCCGCGAACTGGCGGCCCAGGTCCACGAGAGCTTCAAGGTCTACGCGCGTGACCTGAAGTTCGTCAGCGCCTGCATCTTCGGCGGCGTCGGCATGAACCCGCAGGTCCAGGCCATGGCCCGTGGCGTCGATGTCCTGGTGGCCTGCCCCGGCCGCCTGCTGGACCTGGCCGGCCAGGGCAGCGTCGACTTGTCCCACGTGGAAATCCTCGTGCTGGACGAAGCCGACCGCATGCTCGACATGGGTTTTGTCCATGACGTGAAGAAAGTGCTGGCCCGTTTGCCGGCCAAGCGTCAGAACCTGCTGTTCTCGGCGACGTTCTCCAAGGACATCACTGACCTTGCCGGCAAGCTGCTGCACAACCCGGAACGCATCGAAGTCACGCCGCCGAACACCACGGTCGAGCGCATCGAACAACGCGTGTTCCGCCTGCCGGCCAGCCACAAGCGCGCCCTGCTGGCTCACCTGATCACCATGGGAGCCTGGGAACAGGTCCTGATCTTCACCCGCACCAAGCACGGCGCCAACCGCCTGGCCGAATACCTGGACAAGCACGGCCTGCCGGCTGTGGCGATCCACGGCAACAAGAGCCAGAACGCCCGCACCAAGGCCCTGGCTGACTTCAAGGCCGGCGAGGTGCGGATCCTGGTAGCCACCGACATCGCCGCCCGTGGCCTCGATATCGACCAGTTGCCTCACGTGGTCAACTTCGAGCTGCCGAACGTCGATGAAGATTACGTCCACCGTATCGGTCGTACCGGCCGGGCCGGTCGTTCGGGCGAGGCTATTTCCCTGGTCGCGCCGGATGAAGATAAGTTGCTCAAAAGCATCGAGCGCATGACCAAGCAGAAAATCCCTGACGGCGACCTGATGGGCTTTGATGCCAGCACCATCGAGGCCGAAAAGCCCGAAGTGCGCGAGCGTCCGGATGTGCGCAACCCGCGCAATCCTCGTGGCCCGCGCGGCGACGGTCCGAATGGCGGCGGCGGTGGCGGCGGTCGTAAGGACAAAGGCAAAGACAAGGGCAAGGAAAAATCGGCCAGCAACAGCAACGGTCGCGGCGAACGCCCAGCCCGCGAGCAGAAGCCCCGCGAAGGCACTCCGGCCCGGGAGCAGCAACGCCCGGCCCCACGCGCCGCAGCGGCCGACCGCGCCCCGGACGAGTTCCTGGATGACGATGTGGATAACTTCGGTAACCGCGTCGACTACGTGCCACAGCAGAAGCCGGCCCAGGGTCGCGGTCGCCGTCCGGGCGCCCCGGCACCAGGCGCAGGCGCCGGCGCCCCCCGCAGTGGCCAGCCACAGGGTCGCCAGAACGGACCGCGCAACAGCAACGGCTCGTCCACCGGCACTCCGCCAGGCAAGCGCAGCGGTCCGCGTAATGGCGCCCCCCGTGACGGCCAGGCCCGCCGCGAAGAGTCCCGTCCACGCCGCCCGGCCCGTGCTGATGAGCAGCCTCGTCAGGAACCTGCCGTGCAGAATCCGCGTGGCAACCAGCCGAAAATCATGCACAAGGAATCGAAAGTCGATCGTTTCCCGACGCCTGAGCAGTTGGACCAATTGCCAAGCCGCCCGCGTGGCGAAAAACCCGCGCTGCTGACACGCAATCGCTGA
- a CDS encoding flavin monoamine oxidase family protein — MSAGWLRACALVMIGLFSVSALAKDKQPTAIVIGGGLAGLTAAYELQNKGWAVTLLEAKPSLGGRSGMATSEWIGNDKVQPVLNKYVSTFKLSTTPAPEFVRTPSYLIDGTYFTATDLATKQPATAEALKRYETTLDDLARSIDDPLNPTATSTLHALDQITVSNWLDRLQLPATARQLVNQEIRTRYDEPSRLSLLYFAQQNRVYRGVSDRDLRASRLLGGSPVLAQAFVKQLKTIKTSSPVSAISQDKDGVTVKVGSVGYQADYVVLAVPLRALNKIQLTPALDAQHLGAIKGTNYGWRDQIMLKFKNPVWDSKARMSGEIYSNAGLGMMWIEPAMKGGANVVINLSGDNARVMQAFGDKQMVDQVLIRLHAFYPQARGAFTGYEIRRYSTDPSMGGAYLAFGPGQISKYWRLWEKPLQRVAFAGEHTDALYPGTLEGALRSGQRAASQVEDLAAGKSFEPAKVAPAAAAAAGAVAAKKGNFFSNLFGGSDDDKKPEPAKAPEPVAPPPAPAPAPVPAPAPVEPPAPAPAKTEPAKKATAKPAAKKPAAKTPAKKAPVKAPVKKAEPVKKPAAKPAATTETKAQ, encoded by the coding sequence ATGTCTGCTGGTTGGCTGCGCGCCTGTGCGCTGGTGATGATAGGGCTGTTCAGCGTTTCGGCGCTGGCCAAGGACAAACAACCGACGGCCATCGTCATCGGCGGTGGGCTGGCCGGACTCACGGCAGCCTACGAGTTGCAGAACAAGGGCTGGGCCGTGACCCTGCTGGAAGCCAAACCGAGCCTGGGCGGCCGTTCGGGCATGGCCACCAGCGAGTGGATCGGTAACGATAAGGTCCAGCCGGTACTGAACAAGTACGTTTCGACCTTCAAGCTGAGCACCACGCCGGCGCCGGAATTCGTGCGCACCCCCAGCTACCTGATCGACGGCACTTATTTTACTGCCACCGACCTGGCGACCAAGCAGCCGGCGACCGCCGAAGCGCTCAAGCGCTACGAAACCACCCTGGATGATCTGGCCCGTTCCATCGACGACCCACTGAACCCGACGGCTACCAGTACGTTACACGCGCTCGACCAGATCACCGTGTCCAACTGGTTGGACCGTTTGCAATTGCCGGCCACCGCCCGACAGTTGGTCAACCAGGAAATCCGCACGCGCTATGACGAGCCGTCGCGCCTGTCGTTGCTGTATTTCGCCCAGCAGAACCGCGTCTATCGCGGCGTGTCCGACCGTGACCTGCGCGCCTCGCGCCTGCTCGGTGGCAGCCCGGTATTGGCCCAGGCGTTCGTCAAGCAACTGAAAACCATCAAGACGAGCTCGCCGGTGTCGGCCATTTCCCAGGACAAGGACGGCGTCACCGTCAAGGTCGGCAGCGTCGGTTACCAGGCCGACTATGTTGTACTGGCCGTGCCCTTGCGGGCGCTGAACAAGATCCAGCTGACCCCGGCCCTGGATGCCCAGCACCTGGGTGCGATCAAAGGCACCAACTACGGCTGGCGTGACCAGATCATGCTCAAGTTCAAGAACCCGGTCTGGGACAGCAAGGCACGCATGTCGGGCGAGATCTACAGCAACGCCGGCCTGGGCATGATGTGGATCGAGCCAGCCATGAAGGGTGGCGCCAACGTTGTTATCAACCTGTCGGGCGACAACGCACGGGTGATGCAGGCCTTCGGCGACAAGCAGATGGTCGACCAGGTGTTGATCCGTCTCCACGCGTTTTATCCACAGGCGCGCGGTGCATTCACCGGTTATGAGATCCGCCGCTACAGCACCGACCCTTCCATGGGCGGCGCGTACCTGGCGTTTGGTCCGGGCCAGATCAGCAAGTACTGGCGCCTGTGGGAAAAACCATTGCAGCGCGTAGCCTTTGCCGGCGAACACACCGACGCGCTGTACCCAGGCACCCTGGAAGGCGCACTGCGCAGCGGCCAGCGCGCCGCCAGCCAGGTTGAAGACCTGGCGGCGGGCAAGTCGTTCGAACCAGCAAAAGTCGCCCCGGCCGCAGCAGCTGCCGCCGGAGCGGTGGCGGCGAAGAAAGGCAATTTCTTCAGCAACCTGTTCGGCGGCTCGGATGACGACAAGAAGCCGGAGCCGGCCAAGGCTCCCGAGCCGGTAGCGCCGCCTCCAGCGCCGGCACCGGCCCCCGTCCCAGCCCCTGCGCCGGTGGAACCACCCGCGCCGGCGCCGGCGAAGACCGAGCCAGCCAAGAAAGCCACGGCCAAGCCAGCGGCGAAGAAGCCGGCGGCCAAGACCCCGGCTAAAAAGGCCCCGGTCAAGGCGCCAGTGAAAAAGGCTGAGCCAGTGAAGAAACCCGCCGCCAAGCCGGCGGCAACTACTGAGACGAAGGCTCAGTAA
- a CDS encoding cytochrome b, with the protein MQLRNSSSRYGWVSIVSHWAVALAVYGLFALGLWMVGLDYYSTWRKDAPDIHKSIGLVLLAVMVLRVIWRFVSPPPPTLETYGRLTRVGARIGHSALYLGLFAVMIAGYLISTADGVGISVFGLFEVPALVSGLPDQADVAGQIHFYLAWALVIFSGLHALAALKHHFIDRDATLKRMLGRQA; encoded by the coding sequence ATGCAGCTACGCAACTCTTCTTCTCGCTATGGCTGGGTCAGCATCGTTTCGCACTGGGCCGTTGCCTTGGCGGTGTATGGGCTGTTCGCGCTGGGCCTGTGGATGGTCGGGCTGGATTATTACAGCACCTGGCGCAAAGACGCGCCGGACATCCACAAGAGCATCGGCCTGGTGCTGCTGGCGGTGATGGTGCTGCGAGTGATCTGGCGTTTCGTCAGCCCGCCGCCACCGACCCTGGAGACCTATGGCCGCCTTACACGCGTCGGCGCCAGGATTGGTCATAGTGCACTGTATCTCGGGCTGTTCGCCGTGATGATCGCCGGTTACCTGATTTCCACCGCAGACGGTGTCGGGATCTCGGTGTTTGGTTTGTTTGAAGTACCCGCGCTGGTGTCCGGACTGCCCGATCAGGCAGACGTCGCCGGCCAGATCCACTTCTACCTGGCATGGGCGCTGGTAATTTTTTCCGGCCTCCATGCGTTGGCAGCATTGAAGCACCACTTTATCGACCGTGACGCGACCCTCAAGCGCATGCTGGGGCGCCAAGCCTGA